Part of the Arthrobacter sp. MMS18-M83 genome is shown below.
GTCTCCAGAGGAGCCAGAGAACTTAGTCACCTGAGGATGCAAATCCTCAAGGACTGTGGACGGCATGGCGAGGACCGCGGCGACGGTGAGCGCTGCGCATACAAGCACCGCAAGAAATACCGCAGCAGAGGCGTATACGATCGTCTGCGGATTCTTCTCGCCTCCTGGGCTGCCAGCGTAGATTGCATTTGCCACGGCCCCGAAGACTGCAACCCCTAGTGAGCTGCCAATGGAACGCGCAAAGAGATTGGTGCCCGTCACTACTCCGCGCTCGCTCCAATCGACACTGGACTGGGCAGCGATCAGGCTCGGGGTTGCAAGGAGCCCCAGTCCGAGTCCAGAGATAAAACAACTGGAAGCGACGAGGACGAGGTTCGGCGTGTAGGCAGTGATGGCAAGGACCAGCGCACCGATGATAGTGACCGTGATCCCGATCAAAGCTGTTGCCCTGAATCCAATTCGAAGATAGAAACGCCCCGATTGCGAGGCGCTGATCGGCCAACCAATTGTCAAGGCCGCCAAGGAAAGGCCCGCCAGAACCGGGGAAACCGAAAGCGCTCCTTGGAGGAAAGTGGGAACGTAGGAGGTAAGTCCGAGCACTATTGCTCCGGCACCGAAGGAGATCATTGTCGTTGTAACAAGAAGGCGCCTCGAGACGACCCAGGGTGGAAGGACGGGCTCGGCCGCTCGCCGCTCGACCAAGACGAAGGCAACAAACAGGACTGAACCAATGGCGAACACGCCGACGCTGATCGGGGAGGCCCATGACCACGCCTGGCCGCCCTCCAGGGCTCCCAGGATTATCAGGGTCAAGGACGTCGTGAGAAGAGCGGCTCCGAGGTAGTCGACCCGGTGCTTTATGCGTTCGATGTTCTCGTGGAACTTTTGAGCCAGCATCCACGCAGCGACGACACACAGAGGAATGTTGACGAGGAAGATTCCGCGCCAAAGTCCGAGCGAAGAGAATACCCCTCCCAGGGTGGGGCCTACGACAGACGAGACCGCCCACACGCTGGCAAGGTAGCCCTGCACCTTCGCGCGCTCGGCCAGGGAGTAGATGTCTCCGGCGATGGTAATGGCAACGGGCAACACCGCACCGGCACCGAGCCCTTGCACGACACGGAACACGATGAGCGTCGGCATGCTCCAAGCCAACCCGCAGAGGATCGAGCCGAGCAGGAAGAGTCCGATGCCGGTGAGGATGATCGGTTTGCGACCTGCCATATCGGAGAGTTTCGCGTAAACGGGAACCGAGACGGCCTGCGCAAGCAGGTAAGCGGAAAAGAGCCACGGGAACGAAGAGAAACCTCCGATTTCACGCACAATCGAAGGCACCGCGGTCGCCACAATCGTGGAGTCGATCGCGACGAGCCCGCTCGACAGCATCAGGGCAATCAGCACCGGTCCACGCCGGGAGCGGAAGCCGATGCCTTCGGTTGGAGTTGTCATCTCATGACCCATCTTGGGGCTCCCTTGTGTGATCACGCTAGGCGCATCCTTCCCGGGACGCAACGACGGCATCCGGCAAGCCTCCGAGATCTACCAGAACGATCGACGGGCACTGATCGGCTAATGGGCGGCCCTGTCATTCACCCAAGCCCCGGCGTATTCTAATTACGCTTCCGGCACCGGCTTCGGCCGGCATACTGTTCCGTACCTACTCAGTTAGGCGTCATCCATGGAGATCGACATCAGGAACCACTGGGACAAGCTCAGTCCCGAAACGCGACGGTGGCTCACAGACAACCCTGGGTGCGTGGTTCTGCCCCGCACCATTGCGGAAATAATTCACCAAGAAACGGGCGTCACCCCTGACGCCGACCAGCATAGCCAGGTCAGCCTCTCACCCGAGGACCTCAGCTTCATCCGGGCCCAGGCCGAAGGGTAGGCGTGTTCGGTGGGCGGGGCGAACGCATGCACTAGCGGTCTTCCTTGCCTGGCGGTTCTAAAGCTTCGACCGAGATCAGGACCAGGCCGAGGTCCCGGACCTTCGTGAGTAGACCGTGCAGCGCCGCTTGGTCCGGGACGAAACCCCGAAGGCTCGTGGTGCCATCGCTTTCGGGGGTGAGGGTGAACTCACTGAACCAGGCAGACCAGTGCCCGGGGAGGTGCCCGTCGACCCGAAGCTGATAACCCGCGGCACCTGGCGGCTGCTGATGTCCTTCATGGGGGCCAGCCTCGCGGAAGCGTTACTTCGCGCCGGCCCGGTCGAGGGGCGAGGTGCTCTCAGTGGGTAGTGAATGGCCGACGGCGCGCTGCTCGCGCCATAGTGAGATGCCGAGACCGACCAGAGCGACGGCGGTAGGCAAGGCGAGCAGCCGTTCATTGATCTGCGGCAACAGCGGAATAGCGATGGTCGCAACGGTGCCAACGGCAAGCAGCACGGCAGCCCAACGCGCGAGGATGTTGGCACGGAAGAGGGCAATGCCGAAGAGCAAGCCGCCGCCCAGGTAGCCGATGCCCATGAACGAGAGGAGCGGCTGCATCAGCCCGATGTCGCCAGCCGCTTGGCCACTGGTGGACGCGGCAAGGACGTCGTTGACGTACTCGGGTGCGCTGTGGGCAATAGATGGGAGGACAACCGTCCCAATGACTTCGACGCTCAGCATGGTGAGGTAGCCGGCGCTGAATAGGACGTACCCGATCACGCCGAGGACACCGGTCTGCTTGACCTGGCGCAGGTACATTCCGGTGATCCCGAGGAGTGCCAGGACGGCCATGAGCACCTTCATGGTTTGCCGGACCGTCCATTCGGTCGTGGTAACGAAGTTGGCATCCAAGTGGGGGTGGTTGAACTGGACGGCAGCGAACAGCAGTCCTGCCGCAACGGCGCACAGGCCGGCCGCTCGGGTGAGCTTGGTGGTAGTGATGGACATGTCCGGCTCCTCGGTTTTGGTATCAGTGGCCTGGCGCCACGGGATAACTCAAATGTAGGAACCAACGGGGTGACCAGGCGTCACCCAACGATGTGATTGACGGGGTGAGATCCTGGCGGCCGGGCCGGCTACATCAGGCCGCGTTCCCGTGCGCGACGGACCGCCGCCCGGCGGTCGGCGACGTCGAGCTTGGTGAAGATGTGCTTTGTATGGGTGCGTAG
Proteins encoded:
- a CDS encoding MFS transporter: MTTPTEGIGFRSRRGPVLIALMLSSGLVAIDSTIVATAVPSIVREIGGFSSFPWLFSAYLLAQAVSVPVYAKLSDMAGRKPIILTGIGLFLLGSILCGLAWSMPTLIVFRVVQGLGAGAVLPVAITIAGDIYSLAERAKVQGYLASVWAVSSVVGPTLGGVFSSLGLWRGIFLVNIPLCVVAAWMLAQKFHENIERIKHRVDYLGAALLTTSLTLIILGALEGGQAWSWASPISVGVFAIGSVLFVAFVLVERRAAEPVLPPWVVSRRLLVTTTMISFGAGAIVLGLTSYVPTFLQGALSVSPVLAGLSLAALTIGWPISASQSGRFYLRIGFRATALIGITVTIIGALVLAITAYTPNLVLVASSCFISGLGLGLLATPSLIAAQSSVDWSERGVVTGTNLFARSIGSSLGVAVFGAVANAIYAGSPGGEKNPQTIVYASAAVFLAVLVCAALTVAAVLAMPSTVLEDLHPQVTKFSGSSGD